In one Amaranthus tricolor cultivar Red isolate AtriRed21 chromosome 8, ASM2621246v1, whole genome shotgun sequence genomic region, the following are encoded:
- the LOC130821593 gene encoding uncharacterized mitochondrial protein AtMg00810-like yields the protein MASPTAPIPCQSIMAKLASEICIKDLGPLIYFLGIIVAGTTTSLFHSQKKYVAKILNKAIMLTCKCALTLVTTTGKLSAKSDAPFENPTLYRCLGSSLQYFIFTRPNMSYVVEQTWASAPILFVVVILGNHLLSRSLKQQPI from the exons atggcgtctccaactgctcctatccctTGTCAG TCTATCATGGCTAAATTGGCTTCTGAAATTTGTATAAAGGATCTTGGTCCTCTCATCTATTTCTTGGGTATTATTGTCGCTGGCACTACTACTAGCTTATTTCACTCTCAAAAAAAGTATGTTGCTAAAATTCTAAACAAAGCCATAATGTTGACTTGTAAGTGTGCCCTTACTCTTGTCACTACTACTGGCAAACTCAGTGCTAAGTCTGATGCTCCTTTTGAAAATCCCACTTTATATCGATGTTTAGGTAGCTCTTTGCAGTATTTCATCTTTACTCGTCCAAATATGTCTTATGTTGTTGAACAG ACGTGGGCGAGTGCTCCAATACTTTTTGTTGTTGTCATCTTGGGTAACCATTTACTTTCTCGGTCCTTAAAGCAACAAcctatttga
- the LOC130821594 gene encoding uncharacterized protein LOC130821594, which produces MSVYLESPNPQERPRPVERYEEVDIFGGKRIKIGKDLPAPIRQDIVATLTEFRDIFAISTEEMPGIPTNVMCHKLDIKPGYKPVKQKLRHQGKERIEAAREEVEKLLRAGFIKECKYSDWLSNVVLVKKANDKWRMCVDFTDLNKACPKDDYPLPKIDRLVDSTAGHALLSFMDANAGYHQITLAIEDQPHTAFITNAGVYCYKVMPFGLKNAGATYHRMVNKVFQSQIGRNLEVYVDDMITKSKQASQHAADLRETFNTLRKLQMRLNPEKCVFGITGGKCLGFLVDEREIKANPDKIKAIRDMKSPRFVKKVQKLTGCIAALGRFLSKSADRCSPFFKTLKQSKFEWTKEAEESFQQLKEHLSSLLKLVSPYNGEKLVLYVSVSEYSLSGVLIAEREKKQFPIYYVSHAFRGSEGNYSEVEKVLFAIVMASRKLKPYFQSYQIVVRSSQLLKKILEGKNKSSRVTDWANQLADFGIEYEPQTAIKAQALADFIAESTVPQLLEPNQEWKLYVDGSSTQSASGAGLLIVSSAGVRIERAVRFEFAASNNEAEYEALLMGLKICYEAGAKVLSAFSDSQLIVGQVNGEFEAKDDSMKMYLQQVKGFVQKFDKFTLIHIPRSQNAQVDSLAKLASSAETSAARDIIWEVLPNPSINHMVNTIDRSETWMEPYIEFLQNQTLPQDGNQAKVLQRKARWFELYEGTLYKKSYTHPLLKCVSPEEENYILREVHEGGCGIHQGVRTVIGKVLRSGYYWPSLREDAEKLIKRCPECQYHSKIGRKPSNYLTVMQAVLPFDKWGMDLLGPFLPAKGQRKFIIVAIDYFTKYVEAEALSSITDKQVCQFIWRNIITRYGIPRVIITDNGRQFMSTNTTQYLDKFGIQIRFSSVSRPQTNGQVESANKEILNGIKKKIEGLKGTWDEELPGILWASRTTVKEATGHTPFSLVYKSEAVLLVEIGIPSPKVTYYSHDENEQRKRENLDLLPETRGNALLRSMA; this is translated from the coding sequence ATGAGCGTGTATCTAGAGAGCCCTAACCCGCAAGAAAGGCCTCGCCCCGtagaacgatacgaggaagTGGACATATTCGGAGGAAAACGCATCAAGATAGGCAAGGATCTCCCTGCCCCTATTAGGCAAGATATCGTTGCCACCCTTACAGAGTTCCGCGACATCTTCGCTATTTCCACGGAAGAgatgcctggcatccctacaAACGTCATGTGCCATAAACTCGATATAAAACCAGGCTACAAACCCGTGAAGCAAAAGCTGCGACATCAGGGAAAAGAGCGAATAGAGGCCGCCCGAGAGGAAGTGGAAAAGTTGCTAAGAGCGGGATTCATCAAAGAGTGCAAGTATTCTGACTGGCTCTCAAACGTCGTCCTCGTGAAAAAAGCAAACGAcaagtggaggatgtgcgttgaCTTCACGGACCTGAATAAAGCCTGCCCCAAAGACGATTATCCTCTTCCAAAGATCGATCGTCTGGTTGACTCCACGGCAGGCCACGCTCTACTGAGTTTCATGGATGCAAACGCCGGCTACCATCAGATCACCTTGGCCATAGAAGACCAGCCACACACGGCCTTCATCACAAATGCCGGAGTATACTGTTACAAGGTTATGCCCTTCGGGCTAAAGAATGCTGGAGCTACCTACCATAGAATGGTCAataaggtcttccaatctcaaATAGGCCGAAATTTGGAAGTATACGTGGATGATATGATCACTAAAAGCAAACAAGCGTCCCAACATGCCGCGGACTTACGCGAAACATTCAACACCCTCCGGAAACTCCAAATGAGACTCAACCCTGAAAAGTGCGTGTTTGGGATCACCGGTGGGAAATGCCTTGGTTTCCTCGTTGACGAAAGAGAAATAAAAGCTAACCCTGATAAGATAAAGGCAATCCGGGACATGAAGTCCCCAAGATTTGTGAAAAAAGTTCAAAAGCTAACAGGATGCATAGCTGCCTTGGGGAGGTTTTTGTCCAAGTCCGCTGATAGATGTTCgcccttcttcaaaacccttaagcagagcaagttcgaatggacaaAAGAAGCCGAGGAATCCTTCCAGCAGTTGAAAGAGCATTTGTCTTCTTTGCTGAAACTAGTCTCGCCATACAACGGGGAGAAACTGGTCTTATATGTCTCGGTCTCCGAATACTCCTTGTCAGGAGTATTGATCGCCGAAAGAGAGAAGAAGCAATTCCCCATATACTATGTGAGTCATGCCTTTCGAGGATCTGAAGGAAACTACAGCGAAGTTGAAAAAGTCTTATTTGCAATCGTGATGGCGAGCAGGAAACTGAAACCTTACTTCCAATCCTATCAGATCGTCGTCAGATCCAGCCAACTcttgaaaaagattctggaaggaaAGAATAAATCCAGCCGTGTCACGGATTGGGCTAATCAACTTGCGGATTTCGGCATCGAATACGAACCACAAACGGCGATCAAAGCACAAGCCTTGGCGGATTTCATCGCCGAAAGTACTGTCCCCCAACTTCTTGAGCCTAATCAAGAATGGAAGTTGTACGTAGATGGGTCCTCAACGCAATCAGCAAGTGGGGCTGGTCTCCTCATTGTGTCTTCCGCTGGGGTCCGTATAGAAAGGGCGGTCAGATTCGAGTTCGCGGCATCCAACAATGAGGCAGAATATGAAGCATTACTGATGGGATTGAAAATCTGCTACGAGGCGGGAGCCAAAGTACTGTCCGCGTTTTCTGACTCCCAACTAATAGTTGGACAAGTCAATGGGGAATTTGAAGCCAAAGATGACAGCATGAAAATGTACTTGCAGCAAGTAAAAGGgtttgttcaaaaattcgacAAGTTCACGTTAATCCACATCCCGAGATCCCAAAATGCACAGGTCGATTCTCTGGCGAAACTCGCCAGCTCAGcagaaacatccgcggctcgtGACATAATCTGGGAAGTGCTTCCAAACCCCAGTATCAACCACATGGTCAACACCATTGACAGGTCAGAAACGTGGATGGAACCCTACATCGAATTTTTGCAAAACCAGACGCTTCCCCAGGATGGAAATCAAGCAAAAGTGCTCCAGAGGAAGGCTAGATGGTTTGAACTCTACGAGGGAACACTCTACAAAAAGTCATACACTCATCCCCTCTTAAAATGTGTTTCCCCTGAAGAAGAAAATTACATCCTTCGCGAAGTACACGAAGGCGGATGCGGTATACATCAGGGCGTACGAACTGTCATTGGAAAAGTACTCCGaagcggatattattggccTTCACTGCGTGAAGACGCGGAAAAATTGATCAAGCGATGTCCCGAATGTcagtaccactcaaagataggaaggaagcccTCAAATTACTTGACCGTCATGCAAGCCGTTCTGCCTTTCGACAAGTGGGGCATggatctccttggcccctttCTCCCCGCAAAGGGGCAACGGAAGTTTATCattgtggccattgattatttcaccaaGTACGTAGAAGCAGAAGCCCTTAGCTCAATCACAGACAAgcaagtctgtcagtttatatggCGAAATATCATCACAAGATACGGTATTCCTCGTGTGATCATCACGGACAATGGGAGACAGTTTATGAGTACAAACACAACACAATACCTTGATAAGTTTGGTATTCAAATCCGTTTCAGCTCCGTATCTCGGCCACAAACCAATGGGCAAGTCGAATCAGCAAACAAAGAGATCCTAAACggtatcaaaaagaagatagaagGACTTAAGGgtacttgggatgaagaactacccggAATCCTGTGGGCAAGTCGAACAACCGTCAAAGAAGCAACGGGGCATACCCCATTCTCTCTGGTATACAAATCTGAAGCAGTGCTTCTAGTAGAGATAGGCATACCCTCCCCAAaggtcacctactactcacacgacgaGAACGAACAGAGGAAAAGGGAGAACCTAGATCTACTTCCAGAAACACGGGGGAACGCATTATTAAGGTCCATGGCCTAA